DNA sequence from the Paraburkholderia azotifigens genome:
GCGACTTTGCGGCATCTACACCGATACGTCCTCAGAAACGCGCTGCAAATGAGCGCGGCGGCTTACGGACTGCCCGAATACGAGAACATCGCGCAAGGCAAGCAGCGCTTTCGCCACGGGCACGCGCCGGGCAATCCCTACCTTGCCCCCTCGACGGCGTCCAGGCCGCCCAGTCGCCTGCATTGCCCGCCTATGGGTTCGGCATCCCGTCCGACGCGCAGAGCATTCCGCCCACCGCCGCGAGCGACGATGACTGGAGTTTCAGAGCAAACCCGCTTCTGAACCTCAATCACGCACACGAACGGGGCGCGACCTTTTCGATCCGGCACGACTTTTGAGGCCGCAGCCACATTCGCCGCACGGACGAAAAAAATGCTGCGCTCCTCGTCAAAGGAAACGCAGCATCGTCCAGATTGAGGACAGAGGAGACTTCGACCTGCTACCCGCGTCTTGCAAACCAGCCGGTTTGCATCACGCAGCCTTCAGCAAACCATGCGGATCGAGCACGAACTTGCGCGGCGCGCCGCCATCGAACTGGCGATAGCCATCGGGCGCGTTGTCCAGCGAAATGACCGTCACGTTGACGATATCCGCGATAGGCAGACGGTCCCACAGAATCGCCTGCATCAGGTTGCGGTTGTACTTCATCACGGGCGTCTGTCCCGTGTGGAACGAGTGCGACTTCGCCCAGCCGAGGCCGAAGCGGATCGACAGGCTGCCCTTCCTCGCGGCGGCGTCGACGGCGCCCGGATCGTCTGTCACATAGAGGCCGGGAATGCCGATTGCGCCCGCGGGCTTCGTGATGTCCATCAGCGAATTGAGGACCGTGGCGGGCGCTTCCTCGTGCGCGCCGCTGCTGCCGTGACCGTGCGCCTCAAAGCCCACGCAATCGACGGCGCAATCCACTTCGGGCTTGCCGAGAATCTGCGCGATCTGCTCGCCGAGCGTCGCGTCCTTCGACAGATCGACCGTCTCGAAGCCGACCGCGCGCGCGTGCGCGAGCCGCTCTTCGTTCATGTCGCCGACGATCGTGCACGCCGCGCCCAGAATGCGCGCCGACGCGGCGGCCGCCATGCCGACGGGCCCTGCGCCCGCGATGTACACCGTCGAGCCCGGCTTCACGCCCGCCATCACGGCGCCGTGATAGCCCGTCGGCAGAATGTCGGAGAGACAGGTGAGGTCGCGGATCTTTTCCATCGCGCGGTCGCGGTCGGGAAACTTCAGCAGATTGAAGTCCGCGTACGGCACGAGCACGTATTCCGCCTGGCCGCCGATCCAGCCGCCCATATCGACGTAGCCGTAGGCGCCGCCGGCGCGCGACGGGTTCACGTTCAGGCACACGCCCGTATGCTGCTCCTTGCAGGTCTGGCAACGGCCGCAGGCCACATTGAACGGCACGGAAACCAGATCGCCGATTTTCAGCGTTTCCACGTCGCGGCCGACTTCGACCACTTCGCCCGTGATTTCGTGCCCTAAAACAAGGCCGATTTCAGCCGTCGTGCGGCCGCGCACCATGTGCTGATCCGACCCGCAGATATTCGTCGACACCACTTTCAGGATCACGCCGTGGCCGATGGCGCGTCCGCGCGGATCGACCATCTTCGGATAGTCGATCGACTGCACTTCGACCTTACCCTGTCCCAGATACACGACACCGCGATTGCTGCTCATCGTCTCGTCTCCATGTTGGTCTGCATGCGCAAAAAGGCGCTGAGTCGAGGTTAGTCCTTTTGCCCCATGCGCCAATGTTCAAAACCCGACACGCGCTTTCCTCAAACCGACAAAGCCGTCCTGGACGGTTTTTGTTGATTGAACGTTCAATAAAAAAAGACTAGAGTGACGACTTTCGGAAGCGCTGCGAGTCTTCATGCCCAAAGTCGGAATGCGCGAAGTGCGTCGCGCGCAACTGATCGACGCCACCTTGCTCACCATCGACCAGTCCGGTCTGTCGGGCACGACGCTCGCGTCCGTCGCGCAGCGCGCGAACATTTCGACGGGCATCGTGAGTCACTATTTCGGCGACAAGGACGGTCTGCTCGAAGCGACGATGCGCCATATCCTGCGCGACCTGTGGGCCGCCACGACGCGCCGCCGCATCGCAGCGAAAGCGCAGCCGCGTGCGCGTTTGCGTGCGATCGTCGCGGCGAACTTCGACGTCTCGCAGGTGAGCGGCCCCGTCATGAAGACATGGCTCGCGTTCTGGTCCGAGAGCATGCACGAGCCCGCGCTGCGCCGCTTGCAGCACGTGAATACGCGGCGGCTCTATTCGAATCTGTGCGCCGAGTTCGCGAAGGAATTGCCGCGCGCGTCGGCGCGGCGCGCGGCCAGCGGCCTTGCCGCGATGATCGACGGCTTGTGGCTGCGCGGCGCGTTGTCGGGCGATCCGTTCGACACGAAGGCAGCGCTGCGCCTCGCGAACGACTATATCGACCTGCTGCTCGCACAAAGCGCCTCGTAGCACCGCGCATTGCGAAAAACACCTGCATTTCAAGGAGAAAACAGATGCCCGCATACGGCCTGCAACGTCTCTACATCGGCGGCGAATATGTCGACGCCACGAGCGGCGCCACCTTCGACACCTTCGACCCCGCCACGGGCGAGCTGCTCGCCACGGTCCAGCAGGCAAGCGAAGCCGACATCGAACGTGCCGTGCAAGCAGCCCGCGAAGGCCAGCGCGCGTGGTCCGCGATGACGGCGATGCAGCGCTCGCGCATTCTGCGCCGCGCGGTCGAATTGCTGCGTGAGCGCAACGACGAACTCGCCGACCTCGAAATGCGCGACACGGGCAAGCCGATTGCCGAGACGCGCGCGGTCGACATCGTCACGGGCGCGGACGTGATCGAGTACTACGCGGGCCTCGCAACAGCCATCGAAGGCCAGCAGATTCCGCTGCGCGCCGAATCGTTCGTCTATACGCGGCGCGAGCCGCTGGGCGTGACGGCCGGTATCGGCGCATGGAACTATCCGATCCAGATCGCGTGCTGGAAGTCGGCGCCCGCGCTCGCGGCCGGCAACGCGATGATCTTCAAGCCGAGCGAAGTCACGCCGCTGTCGGCCTCGAAGCTCGCTGAAATCTATCTCGAAGCCGGCGTGCCCGCCGGCGTGTTCAACGTCGTGCAGGGCGACGGACGCGTGGGCGCGATGCTGAGCGCGCATCCCGGCATCGCGAAGATCTCGTTCACGGGCGGCGTCGAAACGGGCAAGAAGGTGATGTCGGTGGCGGGCGGCTCGTCGTTGAAAGAAGTGACGATGGAACTCGGCGGCAAGTCGCCGCTGATCGTGTTCGACGACGCCGACCTGGATCGCGCCGCCGATATCGCCGTGACCGCCAACTTCTTCAGCGCGGGACAGGTGTGCACGAACGGCACGCGCGTATTCGTGCATCAGTCGGTGCAGCAGGCCTTCGAAGCGCGCGTGATCGAGCGCGTGAAGCGCATTCGCGTCGGCAAGCCGTCGGATCCGTCGACCAATTTCGGGCCGCTCGCCAGCGCGGCGCAGCTGGACAAGGTGCTCGGCTACATCGAAAGCGGCAAGCGCGAAGGCGCGCGGCTCGCGACGGGCGGCGCACGTCTCGTCGACGGCGATTTCGCGCGCGGTCAATACGTACAGCCGACCGTATTCGCCGATTGCCGCGACGACATGAAGATCGTGCGCGAAGAAATCTTTGGACCCGTGATGAGCCTTCTCACGTTCGCCGACGAAGACGACGTGGTCGCGCGTGCGAACGACACGATCTACGGTCTCGCAGCGGGCGTCGTGACGGAGAACCTGTCGCGTGCGCATCGTGTGATTCACCGGCTCGAAGCGGGCATCTGCTGGATCAACACGTGGGGCGAATCGCCTGCGGAAATGCCCGTGGGCGGCTACAAGCAATCGGGCGTGGGCCGCGAAAACGGCATCACGACGCTCGAGCACTACACGCGCATCAAGTCCATCCAGGTCGAACTGGGCCCCTATCAGCCCGTGTTTTGAGGGAGCGCAGCATGGCAGCCAAAGAGTATGACTACATCATCATCGGTGCGGGATCGGCGGGTAATGTGCTCGCCACGCGCCTGACGGAAGACCGCGACGTCACCGTGCTGCTGCTCGAAGCGGGCGGTCCTGACTATCGCTTCGACTTTCGCACGCAGATGCCCGCCGCGCTCGCGTATCCGTTGCAGGGCCGCCGCTATAACTGGGCCTATGAAACGGACCCCGAGCCGTTCATGAACAACCGGCGCATGGAATGCGGACGCGGCAAGGGTCTGGGCGGTTCGTCGCTGATCAACGGCATGTGCTATATCCGCGGCAATGCGCTCGACTACGACGGCTGGGCCGAACGAAAAGGCCTTGAAAACTGGGCCTATCTGGATTGTCTGCCGTATTTCCGCAAGGCCGAAACGCGCGACGCGGGCCCGAACGACTATCACGGCGGCGACGGTCCCGTGCACGTGACGACCAGCAAGCCAGGGGTGAATCCCCTCTTCGGAGCGATGATCGAAGCAGGCGTGCAGGCAGGCTATCCGCGTACCGACGACCTGAACGGCTACCAGCAGGAAGGCTTCGGTCCGATGGACCGCACGGTGACGGCCAACGGCCGCCGCGCAAGCACCGCGCGCGGCTATCTGGATCAGGCAAAGCCGCGTCCCAATCTCACGATCGTCACGCACGCGACCACCGACCGCATTCTTTTCAGCGGCAGGCGCGCGCAAGGCGTCGTGTATCTGGACGGACAGGCGCAGATTACGGTGCACGCGCGACGCGAAGTGCTGCTGTGCAGCGGCGCGATCGCTTCGCCGCAAATCCTGCAACGCTCGGGCGTCGGTCCCGGCGCATGGCTGCGCGAGTTCGACATTCCCGTCGTGCTCGACCTGCCCGGCGTCGGCCAGAATCTGCAGGATCACCTCGAGATGTACATGCAGTACGAGTGCAAGGAGCCCGTGTCGCTCTACCCTGCGCTGCTGCTGCGCAATCAGCCCGCCATCGGCATCGAATGGATGTTGAAGGGCACGGGTATTGGCGCGAGCAATCACTTCGAAGCGGGCGGCTTTATCCGCACGCGCGACGACGATCCGTGGCCGAACATCCAGTATCACTTCCTGCCCGTCGCGATCAACTATAACGGCACGAACGCGATCAAGATGCACGGCTTCCAGGCGCACGTCGGCTCGATGCGCTCGCCGAGCCGAGGACGCGTGAAGCTGCGCTCGCGCGATCCGCGCGAGCATCCGTCGATTCTCTTCAACTACATGGCGGAAGCGCTCGACTGGCGCGAGTTTCGCGACGCGATCCGCATTACGCGCGAGATCATCGCCCAACCTGCGCTCGACCGTTTCCGCGGACGCGAGTTGAGTCCCGGCGCCGAATTGCAGACCGACGCGCAGATCGACGCATTCGTGCGCGCCCGCGCGGAAACGGCGTATCACCCTTCGTGCTCGTGTGCGATGGGTTACGACGAGATGGCCGTCGTCGATGGCGAAGGACGCGTGCATGGTCTCGAAGGATTGCGCGTGGTCGATGCATCGATCATGCCGCGCATCACCACGGGCAACCTGAATGCGCCGACCATCATGCTCGCTGAGAAGATCGCCGATCGCATTCGCGGACGCACGCCGCTCGCGCGTTCCACGGCGCCCTACTATGTGGCGAACGGCGCACCGGCACGCGGCGCCAGGCACGTTGCGCGCGCACCTTCACAGAGCATGGCCGCGCATACGCATTGAGCGGCCGAGTGCGTCATCGCGACAGACACGGCCGATGACGCACACATACCATTCCAATGCCGAATCTGTTCTATATGACGGTTTAATGGCGGCATCTACTGGAACGAACCGGCTTCGCTAAAGGAGCCGGCTTCTTCCACCCTCCAACCGGAGATGCCATGCCGACCGCCGCTTCCGCCAAACGAGCCAGCGCTGCCGCGCGGCTCGAACGCCTGCCGTTTTCGGGCTATCACCGCACCATCTTCATCATCATCGCGATTGCGTTTTTCTTCGACTCGGTCGATCTCGGCACGATGACCTTCGTGCTCGGCTCGATCAAGACGGAGTTCGGTCTGTCGAGCGCGACGGCTGGGCTCGTGGCGAGCGCGAGCTTCTTCGGCATGGTGCTCGGCGCCGCCGTTGCGGGCCTGTTCGCGGACCGCTTCGGGCGGCGTCCCGTGTTTCAATGGAGCATGGTGCTGTGGGGCGTCGCGTCGTATCTGTGCTCGACGGCGCAAAGCGTCGACTCGCTGATCGTCTATCGCGTGCTGCTCGGCATCGGCATGGGCATGGAGTTCCCCATCGCACAAACGCTGCTATCGGAATTCGTGCCGACGGCTTCGCGCGGCCGTCTCGTCGCGCTGATGGACGGCTTCTGGCCGCTGGGCTTCATCACGGCGGGCTGCGTGTCGTTCTTCGTGCTGCCCCACTTCGGCTGGCGCACCGTGTTCGCGCTGCTCGCGATTCCCGCCGTGTTCGTGCTGATCGTGCGGCGCATCGTGCCTGAATCGCCGCGCTGGCTCGAACATCGCGGACGTCTCGCGCACGCCGATGCCGTGCTCGATTCGATTGAAGCGAAGGTCATGAAGTCGAAGGGACTGTCGTCGCTGCCCGCACCGTCGCTGCTCGCTGATTCTGGCGCGCCGTCGAAGCATGGTGCGTTCCGCGAAATCTGGAGCGCCGCGTATCGTCAGCGCACGATCATGGTGTGGGCGCTGTGGTTCTTCGCGCTGCTCGGCTTCTACGGGCTCACGTCGTGGCTCGGCGCATTGATGCAGCAGGCGGGCTTTGCCGTGACGAAATCGGTGCTATACACGGTGCTCATTTCGCTGGGCGGCGTGCCGGGCTTTCTGTGCGCAGCGTGGCTCGTCGAGCGCTGGGGACGCAAGCCCACATGCATCGCTTCGCTGGTAGGCGGCGGCGTGATGGCTTACGCGTATGGCCAGACCGCGCTGCACGCCGACAGCGTGACGCTGCTGATCTGCACGGGCCTCGCGATGCAGTTCTTCCTGTTCGGCATGTGGGCCGTGCTCTACACGTACACGCCTGAGCTCTACGGCACGGGCGCACGCGCGACGGGCTCGGGCTTCGCATCGGCGATCGGCCGTATCGGGTCGCTGATCGGCCCGTATGCGGTCGGCGTGGTGCTGCCCATCTTCGGACAAGGCGGCGTGTTCACGCTCGGCGCGCTGTCGTTCGGTGTCGCGGCGCTAGCCGTTTGGGCGCTCGGAATCGAGACGAAAGGCCTGTCGCTCGAAACACTCGTCTCCCATGTCGACGACGAAGCGTCCCCCTGGCGCGTCACCGCCGACGACGCGCGCTGATACACATGATACGCATCGACGAACCCGGGCGTAACGCGCCACGCCCTTTCCAGTTGCTGTAACGGGCTTTCCCTCGCGTAAGCCTGTTACCGCGTCAGCATCGCGCCGTCATGGCGTCGATGCGCGCATTTGGCGAGCGCGCCGCGAGTCCATCGCGCAAGCCAGCGCCTTTCGCCACTGTCAGACGTGTAACGACGTAACGTGGTGAAAGAAGTCCGTCGTCAAACCGTCGCGCCATCCCATTAGCATGTCAGCACTGATCGCTCACTTGTCCACGGAGGTGTCCGAATGTTGAGCCCTCACGAACTCGCGACGCTCATGCTGCTGAATGGCAGCGAACGCCGTATAGAATCGCTCGACCCCGATGTGCTGGCTTTACGTCACTACGAACTCGTCGAAGTGCACGAGCTTCGCGGCGGCGTGGCCGCGTTGCAGATCAGCGCGCGTGGACGCGATCTGCTTAAAAGACTTGGGATGGATGCGGCGCGCTGAATGGCGTCGCCGTCGCATGGCACGCAGGCAGGCAGCTTAGCGTCGACGCGGGCGAGCTACGGTGTTCGCGCCCTGCTGCCGCTCGCTTGCGACATTGAACATGCTCATCCGCACGGTGATGTGCATCGTATTCGCGGTGAACGAAGCCAACGGTTGCCGCACGGGTTTTGCTTCAGACGCGCGATGCGGGCCGCTGTCCTGGACGCCGGTGCGCTTCGCGTCGATCGGAATATCCGCCGTCGCGGGATGCTCGACGACCGCTTCTCCGACGGGCGCGGCGTTATCCGCCATCACGGGTACGTTCATTTCCGCCCGGCTTTCTGCAAACTCACGTGCCGGTTCATGCGACGGCGCATGCGGCAACTCATGTGACAGCTGATGAGCCAGTTCAGGCACATCGGCCCTGGCCATGTCGTCCGCGAACATCGGCTCGCCGGTGCGCGCAGCGGTGGCAGTCATCACAGGCTCACGCCGGGCCTGCTCGACGGCATCGGTATCGGCGGCTGAAGAACCCGCGTACACGTCGACCCATTTCGGCAGATCGGCGAGATCGACGATCGTGAGCCTTCCGCCATAGACCGCACCCGTGTCGATGTTGATCACGTTGTCTTTCGCGGTGACGCCCGCCACGGGCGTATGGCCGACGATCACGGCCGTCACGTTCCCGATCCGTCCCGGCGCATGCGACTGCGCGCGCACGCTGTGCTTCGCCTTGTCGAGCAGGCTGCGCAAGGTGTTACGCGACGGCGCGGGAGGCGGCTGATAGGTCTTCCAGCGGGTGCGTGCCCAGATCGCCTTGCGACGTGTCTTGCCGTCGGCCTTTTCTTTTTCGATCTCATCGACCAGCCGGTTCCAGTCCGAAACGGGCGAATCGGCATGCACGATACCGACCAGCCCGTGTTCCGTTTCGATCTCGATCAGATACGGCAGCGACGCCATGTACGCGGCGATCGCGTTCACCCATTCGCTGTCTTCCGCCCGGTCGAGCAGCCAGTTGCCGCCGTTGCTCAGCAGCGAAAACGCCTGCTCTTCGCCGGCATGCCAGCGCACGATGACGTCCTCGTGATTGCCCTTCACCGACCTGATGCCATACCGTTCGACGACGTCGAGCAGGTGCTCCGATTGCGGCCCGCGATCGACGAGATCGCCGACCGCGAACAGCCGGTCGCGTTGCGGATCGAAGTTGCGCGCTTCCAGCTCCGCGCGCAGTTGCGCGAAGCAGCCGTGTATATCCCCGACGACGAAGTCGCGTCCCGAGTCGTTACGCGGATAGCGGTGAACGGCGCGATAGGGCTCTCTCATGGTTTGGAACACACGAATAACAGCATTGGACGGAAGAAAAAAATCCGCGAAAAAAAATCAAATAAAACAGATAAAAAATCGGGGCAGGTACGGCCGCACTGGCCCGCTGCACTGTTGATGGCCTAGCATAGCGCGCAGAAAGTGGAAAAGGTGCTACACAAAAAAGGTTTGTGTAACCGTTCGTGAGCACGTTCGTTCGGTGCGCCGGGTCGTCGCCGGGTCGTCGCTGGGTCGTGCATGTCGGCGCGCAAACAGGCGCATTGGCAGCCGCTTACGCGGAGTCCATCCGCATCGCACCGGGCGTCGCCACGGCCCGTCTGGCATTCGAGGCGAGCATGCGCGCGAGCAACACCTTCGAAATATGCAATTCCGTCGCCGCTGCATCGAGCCGTCCCTGATTTCGCGCGACGGCCAGTTCGACGGCATCCCATTCGGGAATCTCATCGGTTTCGTCCGATGCCCGCATCAACGGCGTGCTGGCGACATGCTCGAAGCCCAGATCCTCCGCGGTGATCAGCGGACCATTGCTGGCCACGAGGGCATGCCGGATACGGTTGATCATTTCTCGCACGTTGCCGGGCCATGTGTGCGTATCGAACGCTTCCCATGCGCACACGGAGAACCCCTGCACACCGTGCCGCGAATCGGAACGGAAGCTCTTCAGCAGATGCGCCGCGAGCAGACGGATGTCCGGGCCGCGTTCGCGCAAAGGTGGAATGGCAATTGTCGCGGGGGAGAGCAACGCAAAAAGACGCGCGTGCAGACGGGTCTCGTCTGCAGCGCGCTGCAAGTCGATATGTGTCGAGCAGATGATGCGCACGTTGCGCGCTCCGTCACCGATCAGATCCGCGAGCCTTTCTTGTGCCGCAAGCGGCAGTTCGCAGATGCCGTCGATATACAGTGAGCCGCCCTCCGCCATG
Encoded proteins:
- the betA gene encoding choline dehydrogenase; this translates as MAAKEYDYIIIGAGSAGNVLATRLTEDRDVTVLLLEAGGPDYRFDFRTQMPAALAYPLQGRRYNWAYETDPEPFMNNRRMECGRGKGLGGSSLINGMCYIRGNALDYDGWAERKGLENWAYLDCLPYFRKAETRDAGPNDYHGGDGPVHVTTSKPGVNPLFGAMIEAGVQAGYPRTDDLNGYQQEGFGPMDRTVTANGRRASTARGYLDQAKPRPNLTIVTHATTDRILFSGRRAQGVVYLDGQAQITVHARREVLLCSGAIASPQILQRSGVGPGAWLREFDIPVVLDLPGVGQNLQDHLEMYMQYECKEPVSLYPALLLRNQPAIGIEWMLKGTGIGASNHFEAGGFIRTRDDDPWPNIQYHFLPVAINYNGTNAIKMHGFQAHVGSMRSPSRGRVKLRSRDPREHPSILFNYMAEALDWREFRDAIRITREIIAQPALDRFRGRELSPGAELQTDAQIDAFVRARAETAYHPSCSCAMGYDEMAVVDGEGRVHGLEGLRVVDASIMPRITTGNLNAPTIMLAEKIADRIRGRTPLARSTAPYYVANGAPARGARHVARAPSQSMAAHTH
- the betI gene encoding transcriptional regulator BetI; this encodes MPKVGMREVRRAQLIDATLLTIDQSGLSGTTLASVAQRANISTGIVSHYFGDKDGLLEATMRHILRDLWAATTRRRIAAKAQPRARLRAIVAANFDVSQVSGPVMKTWLAFWSESMHEPALRRLQHVNTRRLYSNLCAEFAKELPRASARRAASGLAAMIDGLWLRGALSGDPFDTKAALRLANDYIDLLLAQSAS
- a CDS encoding MFS transporter, which produces MPTAASAKRASAAARLERLPFSGYHRTIFIIIAIAFFFDSVDLGTMTFVLGSIKTEFGLSSATAGLVASASFFGMVLGAAVAGLFADRFGRRPVFQWSMVLWGVASYLCSTAQSVDSLIVYRVLLGIGMGMEFPIAQTLLSEFVPTASRGRLVALMDGFWPLGFITAGCVSFFVLPHFGWRTVFALLAIPAVFVLIVRRIVPESPRWLEHRGRLAHADAVLDSIEAKVMKSKGLSSLPAPSLLADSGAPSKHGAFREIWSAAYRQRTIMVWALWFFALLGFYGLTSWLGALMQQAGFAVTKSVLYTVLISLGGVPGFLCAAWLVERWGRKPTCIASLVGGGVMAYAYGQTALHADSVTLLICTGLAMQFFLFGMWAVLYTYTPELYGTGARATGSGFASAIGRIGSLIGPYAVGVVLPIFGQGGVFTLGALSFGVAALAVWALGIETKGLSLETLVSHVDDEASPWRVTADDAR
- the fdhA gene encoding formaldehyde dehydrogenase, glutathione-independent; this translates as MSSNRGVVYLGQGKVEVQSIDYPKMVDPRGRAIGHGVILKVVSTNICGSDQHMVRGRTTAEIGLVLGHEITGEVVEVGRDVETLKIGDLVSVPFNVACGRCQTCKEQHTGVCLNVNPSRAGGAYGYVDMGGWIGGQAEYVLVPYADFNLLKFPDRDRAMEKIRDLTCLSDILPTGYHGAVMAGVKPGSTVYIAGAGPVGMAAAASARILGAACTIVGDMNEERLAHARAVGFETVDLSKDATLGEQIAQILGKPEVDCAVDCVGFEAHGHGSSGAHEEAPATVLNSLMDITKPAGAIGIPGLYVTDDPGAVDAAARKGSLSIRFGLGWAKSHSFHTGQTPVMKYNRNLMQAILWDRLPIADIVNVTVISLDNAPDGYRQFDGGAPRKFVLDPHGLLKAA
- the betB gene encoding betaine-aldehyde dehydrogenase, with the protein product MPAYGLQRLYIGGEYVDATSGATFDTFDPATGELLATVQQASEADIERAVQAAREGQRAWSAMTAMQRSRILRRAVELLRERNDELADLEMRDTGKPIAETRAVDIVTGADVIEYYAGLATAIEGQQIPLRAESFVYTRREPLGVTAGIGAWNYPIQIACWKSAPALAAGNAMIFKPSEVTPLSASKLAEIYLEAGVPAGVFNVVQGDGRVGAMLSAHPGIAKISFTGGVETGKKVMSVAGGSSLKEVTMELGGKSPLIVFDDADLDRAADIAVTANFFSAGQVCTNGTRVFVHQSVQQAFEARVIERVKRIRVGKPSDPSTNFGPLASAAQLDKVLGYIESGKREGARLATGGARLVDGDFARGQYVQPTVFADCRDDMKIVREEIFGPVMSLLTFADEDDVVARANDTIYGLAAGVVTENLSRAHRVIHRLEAGICWINTWGESPAEMPVGGYKQSGVGRENGITTLEHYTRIKSIQVELGPYQPVF
- a CDS encoding metallophosphoesterase; amino-acid sequence: MREPYRAVHRYPRNDSGRDFVVGDIHGCFAQLRAELEARNFDPQRDRLFAVGDLVDRGPQSEHLLDVVERYGIRSVKGNHEDVIVRWHAGEEQAFSLLSNGGNWLLDRAEDSEWVNAIAAYMASLPYLIEIETEHGLVGIVHADSPVSDWNRLVDEIEKEKADGKTRRKAIWARTRWKTYQPPPAPSRNTLRSLLDKAKHSVRAQSHAPGRIGNVTAVIVGHTPVAGVTAKDNVINIDTGAVYGGRLTIVDLADLPKWVDVYAGSSAADTDAVEQARREPVMTATAARTGEPMFADDMARADVPELAHQLSHELPHAPSHEPAREFAESRAEMNVPVMADNAAPVGEAVVEHPATADIPIDAKRTGVQDSGPHRASEAKPVRQPLASFTANTMHITVRMSMFNVASERQQGANTVARPRRR